The Natrinema pellirubrum DSM 15624 region CGCTCGACGAACGCCGGGCTGACGCCGCCGGCGTCGAAGACGCCGCCCGCAGCGCTCACGTCGACGACGCTGACGACGTGGACCGTCGCGTCGAACCACCGCGCGAGCCCCAGCGCGTGACCGGCGACTCGAGCCGCGTGATCGCTGCCGTCGGTCGGAACGAGAACGGAATCGTACATGAATCAGCAAACGCGGCCGCGTCGCTTAAATCGGTCCCGTCGATCCTGCGGGCCGGGACTACACGCCGGCGACGAGCGCGGCGAGTACGGCGCCGTGCCAGAGGACGATCGCCGCCGTGTATCTGGGCTCTGCCGTCGGTACCGGCGGGCGACGAACGATCGCGTCCCAGAGGAACCCGGTCGACAGCAGCGCGCCCGCGAGGAGACCGTACCGAACGTCGATGGCCAGATACAGCCCGAGGACGGCCCCGAGGAGCAGGGACGCGAACATGCCGACGAGCAGTCGATCGTAGTGATCCATCTTCCTACGTGGATGTACTGGACCCGACTGGAAAGGAAATACGTCGATTCCGAGCCGGCTGGAGTCGTGACGGGGACTGAAGGTCCCGAAGACCGGTGTTTACTACAATCGGACGGAACTCGAGATGGACTCGAGGTGGTCAGGAGAGGCGAGCGGCGACGTCGGCCTCGGTGATGATCCCGACGGTCTCGCCGGCCTCGGTGATCATCACGGCCTTGTAATGCTCGAGCAGATTACTGATCTCGTCCAACGTGGCGTCTTTCGAGACGGTCGGGAAGCTCTCGCTCATGTGTTCCTCGATCGGTTCGTCGCGATCCTCGGAATCGAGGTGGACGAGGTCGCTCTGACTGATCGAACCGACCGGAATCCCGTCCTGAATGACCGCCAGCTGGGAGTAGGCCTCCTCCTCCATTCGCTGGGCGGCCTCACTGACCGGGTCGTCGGGCGAGACGCTGACGACTGCCTCGTTCATCAGGTCCGCGGCGCGGATGACGTCGTGTTCGGCCGTCTCCAAGGCGTTGACGATCCGTCGGAGCGTCGACAGCCGTGGGTCGACGTCGCCGCCCTCGATGCGGGCGATCAGCGGCTGGGAGACGTCGGCCGTCTCGGCGAGTTCGCTCTGAGTGAGTCCGAGGTCGGTACGACGTTGGCGCAGATCGGCGGGCGTCGGAAGCTCCATACGGAACAATAACTGCGGGTTATAGAAAGAGCTTTGGGTCCCTCGGCACAGCGTCGCGAGTCGCTACTCGTCGTCGTCGGGGACTTCGGCGATATCGACGACCGACAGCGGCACGTCCCGCAGCGCGCCGCCGACCTCGCTTTTCGCGATTCGGGAGGCGTGTTCCTCGCCGTCGGCGTTGAACACTTCCATCTCGAGTGCGAGTCCGACCAAGGCGGTGTCGGCCGCGATAAAGGCCGAGTCGAAGGGTTCGCCACAGGCGGGACAGCCCGTCGCGCCGACCTCGACCTCGACGTAGTCCATGTCTTCGCTGTTGAGTCGCTTCCCGGCTTCGCTGACGGCGACGCCGATCGCGTCGTCGATCTGCTCGACGTCACGAACGAGCCATGCCGCTTCCATCGCGACGAGATAATTGCCCATACGTGGTGGTCGTTCCGGGGGGTTTCCTGTCTTGCGGTTCGTCGGCGTCGGTATCCGCGGCCGTTCGGAGGGGGTCGGCGGGCGACTCACCCGGGGCGAGGGCGAGCGTCGACGGCTGCCGCTTGGCTTCGGCCGGACGTGCGCACGTGAATCGCATTATTCGCATAAGTTACGGGAAATCCCCCGATCGATTCCCCCCGACATACCCGTAGATCGATCCGAGTACGCCTCGAGTTGGACGCGTAGAAAATGTAGTTGAATCGCAAGCCTGCGTCGACCCGATCGACGATTTACTATCGTTATGGTTTCCTATTTTCACAAAGGCTTATATATGGGCTCCGTCTGGGGACGGACGAACGCTGATGATATCCCGCGCGTACCATGCGACGTTGTTCGCACTGTACCAGCTCTGTATCGTGATCGGCATCGTCGCGATGCCGCTCGCGATCGCCGCCCGCCAGGCCGGCCTCACCCTCCCGATCCACCGCCTCATCGAGACCGTCGAGGGGGCCTACGAATCGACGCAACGCTAAGGACCCGACTCGAGTCGCTCGTTTTCGCGGACCCTCCGACGCAGAACAGTCGGTATCGGCCCCTGACTGGCCGCTCGCGTGTCGAGGAGAGCAGCCTCGACTATAGAGGTGACGGGCGCTACCCCTTTTGAACTAACTTACAATTCCGAAGTTCACGGGGCGGTGAACGTCGTCGGCTCGGAGGGCCAAGGCTGTGTTAGTTCCCAACCTAACACTTATTGTGTAAGGATCCATACTAACATACAGGGATGAGCGAGGACGTTACTGTCGTTCGCGACGAGGTCGAAGCCTACGCGGACGGTACTGTCGCCCGCGTCCGCATACTCGCGGTCCCTGAGTCGGAGCAGTTCCCGGACGGCATCAAATATGCCTTCCACTACGATGACGCCGGTGCTGACGACCCGATCATCCGGTTCGACAACCACCACGGCGTCCACGAACTGCATCTCGGATCACGGGTATTCGAGACCGACTACCCGGGACTACAGACGCTGTATCGAGCCTGGCGTGCAGCACTTCCGTTCGACAAGCGAACCGACTGGTGACCGACCTAACCCCTAAACCCATGACCCGAACACTCCACGTCCGAATCAACTCGTCGTCCGATCGTAGCGACCTCGAGGATACGCTTGCAGCACTCGATGCCGGCGAGAGTGTCGACCCGAAGCCGTCGACGCTCTCTGTCGAGGATCTCGAGACGTTCGGCCGGATCTTCCGACCGACGAACCTCGAACTGCTCGAGGCGATCGCCGATCACGAACCCGAGAGCATCCGTGAACTCGCCCGGATCGTCGACCGTCACCCGCCGGAGGTGACCGACAACGTCACCGAACTCGCCGACTACGGCCTCGTCGACCTCGAGGAGAACGGGCGCGCAAAGCGGCCGGTCGTCTGGTACGACGAGATCGATGTCGACATCCCGATCGGCCAGCACTCGCCCGATATCGCGCCGGCGTGACGCACGTCGATCTGACAGTTCCAGCTGTCGTAGACGACCGCGACGATCATGACGTCCGTCTTCGAGCGGAGCCCGTCGCCGGCGTCCGACACGCGTCGGCTCGACCCGTCGTCGGAAGCGGAAACGACGGTTGTGACCGCCGGTGTTTTATATCGTCCCGGCCGTAGATGTCGGTCAATGCATACGCCCACGAACGACTCCGATTTCTCCCGGACGGTCGAGCAGCTGGCCGACGATCCGAACCCCTACGAGCCCGAGGTCGGCTCCCTCCCCGAGAACGATCTCACGCAGGCCGACCTCGAGAACGTCAACAAGACGGGAACGACGACCATCGGTATCTCGACCGCCGACGGCGTCGTCATCGCGACGGACATGCGCGCCAGCCTCGGCGGGCGATTCGTCTCGAACAAGAACGTCCAGAAGGTCGAACAGATCCACCCGACCGGCGCGTTAACCCTGGTCGGCTCCGTCGGCGGTGCCCAGTCCTTTATCTCGACGCTTCGGGCCGAGGTCAACCTCTACGAGGCCCGCCGCGGCGAGAACATGAGCATCGAGGCGCTGGCGACGCTTGCGGGCAACTTCGCTCGCGGCGGCCCGTTCTTCGCCATCCACCCGATCCTGGGCGGCGTCGACGACGAAGGCAGTCACGTCTACAGCATCGACCCCGCCGGCGGCGTCATGGAAGACGACTACACCGTCACCGGGAGCGGGATGCAACTCGCCTACGGGCACTTAGAGCAGGCCTACGAACCGGACATGTCCACCGAGGAAGCCAAGACCGTCGCTGCCCGCGGCATCAAGTCCGCCGTCGAGCGCGACACCGGCTCCGGCAACGGCGTCTTCCTCTGTGAGATCACCGACGAGGGCGTCGACATCCACGGTCACCACGACTTCGACGACGTTCTGTAATCGCGGGCGAAACGGGCGGTTTTCCTGTTTTTACCGGCGCGGAGCGTTAGCTCTCGAGCGACTCGTCTCGCGGGCCGTTCGAAGACCGGCGTCGTTTCGCGACGCGGCTGCCGTCGCCTCTCGAAACAAGCGTCCGACTGACGGACGATTCTACCCGCCGAAATCGGACCGCAGAACGATCGAACCGATCACTCCAGGCGCGTTGCCCGCTCGATCTTAGCGTCCGTCAGCGTCGACTCCGCAAGCGTCACCGACCGTCCGGACTCGCTCGAGCGATAGATCGCGTCGATGACCCGCTGGACGGTCAGGGCCTCCTCGACCGTGTTCGACTCCGGCGTCGTCCCGGCGGCGACGGCCTCGAGGAACTGCTCGTCCTGTTCGGCGTAGCCGGTCATCGCGGTGTCGCCGGTCATCTCCACGTCGGTGTAGTGGTCGGAGCCGGCGGTACCGGACTCGAAGATCCGCAGGTTCGTGTCGCCGATGTCGAACTGGGCTCCCGCCGCCGTGCCGCGGACTTTGAAGTCCATGCTCTCCTCGCGGTTGGTCGCCCACGCGGCCTCGAGCGAGATGGTTCGCCCGTCGTCGGTCCGGATGAAGGCGCTGACGGAGTCGTCGACCTCGTAGGTCTCGGCCTCGGCGTCCCAGTTGTCGCCGAAGCCCTCGGGGTCGGCGTACTCCTCGCTGGTCCCGAACGTGGTCCGGGTGACGCCGCTGACCTCGGCGATCTCGGGGAAATCGAGCGCGTAGAGCGCCAGATCGAGCGCGTGAACGCCGATATCGAGGAGGGCACCGCCGCCGGCGAGTTCGGAATCGGTAAACCACGAGCCGGGACCGGGGACGCCACGCCGGCGGACGTAGTCGGCCTCGACGTGGGTCAGATCGCCGAACCGGCCGCGGGCGTGTTGTTCGTCGAACATGGCCATCGATGCGGCGTGGCGGTTGTGAAAGCCGACCATACAGATCCCGTCCGCGCGGGCTGCCGTCTCGGCGATCCGTTCCGCGCTCTCGAGGGTGTGTGCGAGCGGTTTCTCGACGAGGACGTCGCAGCTGGCCTCGAGGGCCGAGACGGCGATGGGTTCGTGAAACCGGTTGGGCGTCGTCACGATGACGGCGTCGACCGCGTCGTCCTCGAGGAGGTCGTCGTGGGTCTCGTAGGTCCGCGCGCCGAACTCCTCGGCGAAGCGGTCGCGCTGCTCGGGGACGAGGTCCGCGCCGGCGACGACCTCAGCACCGAGGTCGCGGACGCTGCGCGCGTGGAGGGTCCCCATCCCGCCGAGACCGACGACGCCAACCCCGATTCCGCCGCCGATCATCGTCCGACCCCCGATCCCGTCGCATCGCCGAACGGCTCGCAGTGAGAAAGGTGCCGTTTCGATGTCGCTTGTGTTCGATCCCGTTCCATAGGCAGAAGCGGTCGGCGACCAAAATAAGGGTTATGACCGATTAATGCGTGTGGACGTTTTGCACTTCGAGTTTTACTATACTATTTTTGCGTGAATTTCCCCATTCGGTGAATAAATAATATCTTTCGGATGACCAGTCAGCGCACTGACCGAGCGTGCTAAGGACTCGAGCCCTGACCGCCCGGTCATGGTCGCAGTCACCGTCTGGAACGAGTACCGCCACGAACGGGAGGACAGCGACGCCGCGGCGGTCTACCCCGACGGCATCCACGAGACGATCGCCGAGGCCCTCGCCGTCGACCACGATGTCCGGACCGCGACGCTCGACGACCCCGACCACGGGCTCACCGCGGACGTCCTCGAGACGACGGACGTCCTCCTGTGGTGGGGCCACGAGGCCCACGATGAAGTCGCGGACGGCGTCGCCGAGCGGGTCCGGGACCAGGTCCTCGAGGGGATGGGGTTCGTTCCGCTGCACTCGGCTCACTACTCGAAGCCGTTCACACGGCTCATGGGAACTTCGTGTAGCTTACAGTACCGGGAGGACGGCGAGACGGAGCGGCTCTGGGTCGTCGATCCCGGCCACCCGATCGCCGACGGCCTCGCGGAATCGATCGCCCTCCCCGAGACGGAGATGTACGGCGAGCCGTTCGACGTCCCCGAACCCGACCGGCTGGTGTTCGTCAGCTGGTTCGCCGGCGGGGAGGTGTTTCGCAGCGGCTGCTGTTACCGGCGCGGGAGCGGGCGGATCTTCTACTTCCGACCGGGCCACGAGACGTATCCGATCTACGAGAACGAGGCGGTTCAGCGCGTCCTACGCAACGCCGTCGCATGGGCGGCCCCGACCGAAGGCTCGCCGCGGACGTTCGGGGAGCGCGAGTAGGCCTGTCAGCCGCTTCGCTGCGTATCGACCAGTTCGACGACGACCTCGAGATCGACGCCGACCGCCGCCTCCAGCCGGTCGCGGACGTCGTCGGCGAAATCGCCCGGGAACTGCTCGCCAGGCGGTCGTTCGACGAGAACGGTGATGACGGGCCGATCGCCGGTGTAGACGTCGATGAGTTCGTAGTCGACGTCGCTCTCCCGGAAAGTCAGTCCGGCTTCGCTAGCCCACTCCTCGTCGCTCATCGCCTCGAGTTCGGTCTTCGCATCGTGTTCGACCGCGGCAGTACGGTACGTCCCGTACGTGACGCCGCCGAGGACGACGGAGAGAACGACGATCGCCACGAGGAGGACGACGATTCGGGAGCGAAGACGACCGTAGACGCGCTCGATGTTCGCGGCCCGGTTCGGTCGGTAGCCGGACGCCCACAGCAGCAACAGCGCCGTGAGGTTGATCGAGAGCATGTTCACGAGAACGAGCGTTCCGGCGGTGACGACGACTTCCGGGTTCCCCCAGGCGATTCCGAGCCCCGCAGTGGCGGCGGGAGGAACGAGCGCGACGGCGATCGCAACGCCGACGAGGACCGATCCGACGTTCCGAGTGAGGCTGACGACGGCGGCCACGCCCGAGCCCAGCGCGAGAAACAACGCGAGGACATCCGGCGTGATCCGCTCGTGGATCTGGGGCACCGTCGTAATGTCGAGCCCCGGCGGAAGCAACACCGTCCCCCTGAGCGCCCACCCGATCAGCGCCGCCGTCGCGATCGCGACGACCAGCCCGGCCCCCTGCAGGACGACGCCGCGCGTCGCGAGCGACTCGTCGTCGACGATCACGCCGACGCTCGCCGCGAGTGCGGGCCCCATCAGCGGGGCGACGACCATTGCGCCGATGATCGTCGCCGCCGAGTCCAGCAACAGTCCCGCCGTCGCGATCGCCGTACTCACGACGAGCAGGCTGAAGTACGTCGACGCCGCGGGCGCGAGGTCGGCCGCTCGTGCCCGGAGTTCTTCCCGGGAGATCCGCGTCCCGGAAGCCGACCCGGAGACGGCGTCGGTTCGACTCGAGACGATCGCCTCGGCCGCCGTGACGACCGTGTACGACCGTTCGTCGAGGCCCGCGTCTCGGAGATCGGACAGCAGTGGTTCGACACCTGACGGCGAAAGCGGAATCGAGACGACGGCCTCGAACTCGCCGCGGTCCGTATCCCGGGAGACGCTGTAATCGACACCGGCTTCGTCCGCCGTCTCGAGGACGAGGTCCAGCTCGCCTCGGGGGACGAATACCTGTACGAGACGCATACGGACAGTACGTCAAAGAGTGGTATAGGCTGTCGTCATGCGGCGACGACTGTCGACCGTGTTGACGGTTCGATCCGAGCTACGGATAGCGCAGGTCGAGGCGGCTCACAACTCCTGGCGACCCTCGTCAGTGACGACGCTCTCGAGCAGGTCCACCGGAGTGGCATCGTAGGCGGGGTTCTCGACGGCGAACCCGTCGGCTGGTTCGGCCATTACCTCGCTGCCGGGCCGGTGTTCGTTCTCGAAAACGAACCCCTCGGCGACGATCTTCGAGGACGCCCCGAGGACGGTAACCGGCACGTCGAGCCGGTCGGCCGTCGACGCGATCGGGAAGGTCCCGACCCGGTTATACAGCGTCTCGTCGACGATACAGTCCATGCCGACGACGACCCGGTCACACTCCTCGAGGTAGATCCCGTGTGCGCCGTCGGTGATCAGCGTCGCGTCGACGCCGTCCATGGCGGCCAGTTCCCGTGCGGTCTTGCGGCCGAGATACCGGGGCCGGGCCTCGGTGACGTACACCTCGACGGTCTTGCCCGCGTCGGTCGCTTGCTCGAGGGCCGCCTGGACCGTCGAGGAGTAGTCGTGGACCAAAAGCGTCGTGCCGTCTTCGAGGACGTCGACGGCGTTTTCGGCGGCCAGTTGCTTGCCGGACTCGATCCGCGAGACGACCGCGTCGATCCGCTCGCTGGTGAGGCGCTGGGCCGCCGCGACGTCGTCCGGGTCGGCGTCGGTCACGGCGTCGACGACGTCCCGAACGGCGTTTTGCAGGGAGGCGTGGGAGGGGTTTGCCCCCCGCAGCACGGAGCCGTTGCGCTCGAGGGCGCGGACGTACTCCTCGACGGTGGCGAATTCGCGCTCGGTCAACTCTGCTAGGGCCTGGGCGGCACGGACCGCAACCACCGAGGAACTGTGGGTCTGCATCTCCCGGATCTCCTCGGCCGTCTCGTCGATCATACCTACACGGTTTTCCGTGAGCGGCAAAGGTGTTCCGGGTACTCTCAGATGGATGCTCGCCCTGCCGTCACTCGGTCTCGTCGAACTCGAACTGCT contains the following coding sequences:
- a CDS encoding ThuA domain-containing protein; its protein translation is MVAVTVWNEYRHEREDSDAAAVYPDGIHETIAEALAVDHDVRTATLDDPDHGLTADVLETTDVLLWWGHEAHDEVADGVAERVRDQVLEGMGFVPLHSAHYSKPFTRLMGTSCSLQYREDGETERLWVVDPGHPIADGLAESIALPETEMYGEPFDVPEPDRLVFVSWFAGGEVFRSGCCYRRGSGRIFYFRPGHETYPIYENEAVQRVLRNAVAWAAPTEGSPRTFGERE
- the psmB gene encoding archaeal proteasome endopeptidase complex subunit beta, giving the protein MHTPTNDSDFSRTVEQLADDPNPYEPEVGSLPENDLTQADLENVNKTGTTTIGISTADGVVIATDMRASLGGRFVSNKNVQKVEQIHPTGALTLVGSVGGAQSFISTLRAEVNLYEARRGENMSIEALATLAGNFARGGPFFAIHPILGGVDDEGSHVYSIDPAGGVMEDDYTVTGSGMQLAYGHLEQAYEPDMSTEEAKTVAARGIKSAVERDTGSGNGVFLCEITDEGVDIHGHHDFDDVL
- a CDS encoding Gfo/Idh/MocA family protein, which codes for MIGGGIGVGVVGLGGMGTLHARSVRDLGAEVVAGADLVPEQRDRFAEEFGARTYETHDDLLEDDAVDAVIVTTPNRFHEPIAVSALEASCDVLVEKPLAHTLESAERIAETAARADGICMVGFHNRHAASMAMFDEQHARGRFGDLTHVEADYVRRRGVPGPGSWFTDSELAGGGALLDIGVHALDLALYALDFPEIAEVSGVTRTTFGTSEEYADPEGFGDNWDAEAETYEVDDSVSAFIRTDDGRTISLEAAWATNREESMDFKVRGTAAGAQFDIGDTNLRIFESGTAGSDHYTDVEMTGDTAMTGYAEQDEQFLEAVAAGTTPESNTVEEALTVQRVIDAIYRSSESGRSVTLAESTLTDAKIERATRLE
- a CDS encoding HVO_A0114 family putative DNA-binding protein, whose protein sequence is MTRTLHVRINSSSDRSDLEDTLAALDAGESVDPKPSTLSVEDLETFGRIFRPTNLELLEAIADHEPESIRELARIVDRHPPEVTDNVTELADYGLVDLEENGRAKRPVVWYDEIDVDIPIGQHSPDIAPA
- a CDS encoding DUF555 domain-containing protein — protein: MGNYLVAMEAAWLVRDVEQIDDAIGVAVSEAGKRLNSEDMDYVEVEVGATGCPACGEPFDSAFIAADTALVGLALEMEVFNADGEEHASRIAKSEVGGALRDVPLSVVDIAEVPDDDE
- a CDS encoding TIGR00341 family protein; translated protein: MRLVQVFVPRGELDLVLETADEAGVDYSVSRDTDRGEFEAVVSIPLSPSGVEPLLSDLRDAGLDERSYTVVTAAEAIVSSRTDAVSGSASGTRISREELRARAADLAPAASTYFSLLVVSTAIATAGLLLDSAATIIGAMVVAPLMGPALAASVGVIVDDESLATRGVVLQGAGLVVAIATAALIGWALRGTVLLPPGLDITTVPQIHERITPDVLALFLALGSGVAAVVSLTRNVGSVLVGVAIAVALVPPAATAGLGIAWGNPEVVVTAGTLVLVNMLSINLTALLLLWASGYRPNRAANIERVYGRLRSRIVVLLVAIVVLSVVLGGVTYGTYRTAAVEHDAKTELEAMSDEEWASEAGLTFRESDVDYELIDVYTGDRPVITVLVERPPGEQFPGDFADDVRDRLEAAVGVDLEVVVELVDTQRSG
- a CDS encoding translation initiation factor eIF-2B, whose amino-acid sequence is MIDETAEEIREMQTHSSSVVAVRAAQALAELTEREFATVEEYVRALERNGSVLRGANPSHASLQNAVRDVVDAVTDADPDDVAAAQRLTSERIDAVVSRIESGKQLAAENAVDVLEDGTTLLVHDYSSTVQAALEQATDAGKTVEVYVTEARPRYLGRKTARELAAMDGVDATLITDGAHGIYLEECDRVVVGMDCIVDETLYNRVGTFPIASTADRLDVPVTVLGASSKIVAEGFVFENEHRPGSEVMAEPADGFAVENPAYDATPVDLLESVVTDEGRQEL
- a CDS encoding toxin-antitoxin system TumE family protein, with translation MSEDVTVVRDEVEAYADGTVARVRILAVPESEQFPDGIKYAFHYDDAGADDPIIRFDNHHGVHELHLGSRVFETDYPGLQTLYRAWRAALPFDKRTDW
- a CDS encoding CBS domain-containing protein — translated: MELPTPADLRQRRTDLGLTQSELAETADVSQPLIARIEGGDVDPRLSTLRRIVNALETAEHDVIRAADLMNEAVVSVSPDDPVSEAAQRMEEEAYSQLAVIQDGIPVGSISQSDLVHLDSEDRDEPIEEHMSESFPTVSKDATLDEISNLLEHYKAVMITEAGETVGIITEADVAARLS